Proteins from one Deinococcus aestuarii genomic window:
- the iolG gene encoding inositol 2-dehydrogenase, which produces MTRSSDSPLRFALLGAGRMGAEHGRALVGLPEARVVAVADPVEEAAQRVARLTRAARTYRDPLEAIHDPEVQAVVIVTPTSTHAALIEAAANAGKAIFCEKPVAADLGETERVMRVVEERGVPFQIGFQRRFDAAFVQARARVQAGEIGTVEQFGATGRDPAPPSLDYLRLSGGLFLDQAIHDLDIARFLVGEVEEVTVLGDARVDPAIGEIGDVDTTTALLKFVNGAQGVIQNSRRAVYGYDVRTEVFGSGGKLVMDATPKTPLLRYGEGVTMDHYHFFMDRFQDAYRAEIAAFVASLRAGEAPQPGPRDAVESLRLALACTRSLNERRTVRVAEVRAEAGVPS; this is translated from the coding sequence ATGACCAGGTCCAGCGACTCCCCCCTTCGTTTTGCCCTCCTCGGCGCGGGCCGCATGGGCGCCGAACACGGCCGCGCGCTCGTCGGCCTGCCGGAAGCGCGGGTCGTGGCCGTCGCCGACCCCGTGGAGGAAGCCGCGCAGAGGGTGGCCCGCCTCACCCGCGCCGCGCGGACGTACCGCGACCCCCTGGAGGCCATCCACGACCCCGAGGTGCAGGCCGTGGTCATCGTGACGCCCACGAGCACCCACGCCGCCCTGATCGAGGCCGCCGCGAACGCCGGGAAGGCGATCTTCTGCGAGAAGCCCGTCGCCGCCGACCTCGGCGAGACCGAGCGCGTCATGCGGGTCGTGGAAGAGCGTGGCGTGCCCTTCCAGATCGGCTTCCAGCGGCGCTTCGACGCGGCGTTCGTGCAGGCCAGGGCGCGCGTTCAGGCGGGCGAGATCGGCACGGTCGAGCAGTTCGGTGCGACCGGACGTGACCCCGCCCCGCCTTCCCTGGACTACCTGCGGCTCTCGGGCGGCCTCTTCCTCGATCAGGCGATCCACGACCTCGACATCGCGCGCTTCCTGGTGGGCGAGGTGGAGGAGGTCACCGTCCTCGGGGACGCGCGGGTGGACCCGGCCATCGGCGAGATCGGGGACGTGGACACGACCACGGCGCTGCTGAAGTTCGTGAACGGGGCCCAGGGCGTGATCCAGAACTCGCGCCGCGCCGTCTACGGCTACGACGTCCGCACCGAGGTCTTCGGCTCGGGCGGCAAGCTGGTCATGGACGCCACCCCCAAGACGCCCCTCCTGCGCTACGGCGAGGGCGTCACGATGGACCACTACCACTTCTTCATGGACCGCTTTCAGGACGCCTACCGCGCCGAGATCGCCGCCTTCGTGGCCTCCCTGCGTGCCGGGGAGGCGCCGCAGCCCGGGCCGCGCGACGCCGTGGAGTCCCTGCGCCTCGCGCTCGCCTGCACCCGCAGCCTGAACGAGCGACGCACCGTCCGGGTAGCCGAGGTGCGGGCCGAGGCAGGGGTCCCCTCCTGA